From the genome of Haloterrigena sp. KLK7, one region includes:
- a CDS encoding HNH endonuclease signature motif containing protein, with amino-acid sequence MDCPTCGKSLNTEQGMRQHHTKIHGESLPNRTCKGCGTDFYDPKSRREFYDECNPNGGKYNGNWKGGTETTACKRCDSTFEYYPSDKSGVYCPDCVEESDKFLGTPYYEVHDIERVKRVCESCGRIRTVLKSKAKREPVRFCSQNCLRIWLSEQWGSANNPYNGKWRSVRRKALERDDHTCQNCGITREEIGHEPDVHHITPVREFNNPQLAHTLDNVTCLCRSCHRYAEIELIDSISTVEQE; translated from the coding sequence ATGGACTGTCCGACGTGTGGGAAGTCATTGAATACGGAACAGGGAATGCGGCAACATCATACGAAAATCCACGGTGAATCGCTCCCGAACCGGACGTGCAAAGGATGTGGAACTGATTTTTATGATCCGAAATCACGACGAGAGTTCTACGATGAGTGTAATCCAAACGGCGGGAAATATAACGGAAACTGGAAAGGTGGAACCGAAACGACTGCGTGTAAACGGTGCGATTCCACGTTCGAATACTATCCGTCCGACAAATCCGGGGTATACTGTCCGGACTGTGTCGAAGAATCCGATAAATTTCTTGGAACACCATACTACGAAGTCCACGATATCGAGCGCGTAAAACGTGTCTGTGAGAGCTGCGGAAGGATTAGAACTGTTCTCAAATCTAAAGCAAAACGGGAGCCGGTAAGGTTTTGCAGTCAGAACTGTCTTCGGATTTGGTTGTCTGAACAGTGGGGAAGCGCCAACAATCCCTACAACGGGAAGTGGAGATCGGTGAGACGTAAAGCGCTCGAACGAGACGATCATACATGCCAGAACTGTGGAATAACCCGTGAAGAGATCGGCCACGAGCCGGATGTTCATCATATTACACCGGTACGAGAATTTAACAATCCGCAACTCGCTCATACGCTCGACAACGTGACCTGCCTTTGTCGCAGTTGTCATCGATACGCTGAAATTGAACTAATCGACAGCATCTCGACAGTCGAGCAGGAGTAA
- a CDS encoding pyridoxal phosphate-dependent aminotransferase: protein MTMEFTDRLTRVEPSATLAISALATELENDGVDVVDLSVGEPDFPTPENIVEAGKDAMDAGHTGYTTSAGIIDLREAISEKLADDGLDHGPEEIIVTPGAKQALYEIIQALIADGDEVALLDPAWVSYEAMVKMAGGDLTRVDLSDSDFQLEPALDDLEAAVSDETELLIVNSPSNPTGAVYSDAALEGVRDLAVEHDITVISDEIYKEITYGVEPTSLGTLEGMADRTVTVNGFSKAYSMTGWRLGYFAGPEELIDQAGKLHSHSVSSAVNFVQHAGLEALETEDAVTEMVDAFAERRDLVIDLLEEHDVDVAEPEGAFYMMVPVDDDDQAWCEGALEDAHVATVPGSAFGTPGYARISYAASEERLEEGIERLADEGYF, encoded by the coding sequence ATGACCATGGAATTCACCGATCGTCTGACCCGAGTCGAACCGTCCGCAACGCTCGCCATCTCCGCGCTCGCCACCGAACTCGAGAACGACGGCGTCGACGTCGTCGACCTCTCCGTCGGCGAGCCCGACTTCCCGACCCCCGAGAACATCGTCGAAGCGGGCAAGGACGCGATGGACGCCGGCCACACCGGCTACACCACCTCCGCGGGGATCATCGACCTCCGCGAGGCCATCTCGGAGAAACTCGCCGACGACGGCCTCGACCACGGCCCCGAGGAGATCATCGTCACGCCCGGCGCCAAGCAGGCGCTCTACGAGATCATCCAGGCGCTGATCGCCGACGGCGACGAGGTCGCCCTGCTCGACCCCGCGTGGGTCTCCTACGAGGCGATGGTCAAGATGGCCGGCGGCGACCTGACCCGCGTCGACCTCTCCGATTCGGACTTCCAGCTCGAGCCCGCGCTCGACGACCTCGAGGCCGCGGTCTCCGACGAGACCGAACTGCTGATCGTCAACTCGCCGTCGAACCCGACCGGTGCCGTCTACTCCGACGCGGCGCTCGAGGGCGTCCGCGATCTGGCCGTCGAGCACGACATCACCGTGATCTCCGACGAGATCTACAAGGAGATCACCTACGGCGTCGAGCCGACCAGCCTGGGCACGCTCGAGGGAATGGCCGACCGCACCGTGACGGTCAACGGCTTCTCGAAGGCCTACTCGATGACCGGCTGGCGGCTCGGCTACTTCGCCGGTCCCGAGGAACTGATCGATCAGGCCGGCAAGCTCCACAGCCACTCCGTCTCCTCGGCCGTGAACTTCGTCCAGCACGCCGGTCTCGAGGCCCTCGAGACCGAGGACGCCGTCACCGAGATGGTCGACGCCTTCGCGGAGCGCCGCGACCTCGTCATCGACCTGCTCGAGGAGCACGACGTCGACGTCGCCGAGCCCGAGGGCGCCTTCTACATGATGGTCCCCGTCGACGACGACGATCAGGCCTGGTGTGAAGGGGCACTCGAGGACGCCCACGTCGCGACCGTTCCGGGCAGCGCGTTCGGCACCCCCGGCTACGCGCGGATCTCGTACGCGGCGAGCGAAGAGCGACTCGAGGAAGGGATCGAGCGGCTGGCCGACGAAGGCTACTTCTAA
- the ribH gene encoding 6,7-dimethyl-8-ribityllumazine synthase, which translates to MTTLGLVVAEFNRPITEQMEQEALEAAQAAGAEVYETVRVPGAYDAPLAADRLARRDAVEAVAVVGTVITGDTDHDQVITDATAQRLSDVSLERDTPVTLGVTGPGMSAAEARERVENAAKAVDGALDLVDQLPDSDPDSDSA; encoded by the coding sequence ATGACCACGCTCGGACTGGTGGTCGCGGAGTTCAACCGGCCGATCACCGAGCAGATGGAGCAGGAGGCCCTCGAGGCGGCCCAGGCCGCTGGCGCCGAGGTGTACGAGACGGTCCGCGTCCCGGGCGCGTACGACGCGCCGCTGGCCGCTGATCGGCTCGCCCGCCGCGACGCGGTCGAGGCCGTGGCCGTCGTCGGGACGGTCATCACCGGTGACACCGACCACGATCAGGTGATCACCGACGCGACCGCCCAGCGGCTCTCCGACGTCAGTCTCGAGCGTGACACTCCCGTAACCCTCGGCGTGACGGGCCCCGGTATGTCCGCCGCCGAGGCCCGGGAGCGCGTCGAGAACGCGGCGAAAGCCGTCGACGGCGCGCTCGACCTCGTCGACCAGCTTCCCGATTCCGATCCGGATTCAGATTCAGCGTAA
- a CDS encoding 5-(carboxyamino)imidazole ribonucleotide synthase codes for MTTLRTPGPTLGVVGGGQLGRMLAEAASPLGVEVVVLDPTPDCPAAPVARDQIVADFDDEAGIRELAARADVLTFEIELADQDVLERVSEDSGTPVHPKPSTLRTIHDKLVQKRELEDAGVPVPPFREVEDAADIREAIDDYGAPVMLKARTGGYDGRGNVPVESKEEAEQALESVAGPAMVESFVDFEREVSVIAVKGDDEVATFPLGENVHVDEILRETIVPARSSETAAERAYDVARDVLEVMDGRGVYGIELFETSDGEILLNEIAPRPHNSGHWTIEGAATSQFEQHARAVLGWPLGSTELRSPTVLTNLLGDVDEEQRAELGDIDRLLETPGANLHWYGKRQVRPLRKMGHVTVSAADEGADVEDLLETARELEDAVTFRN; via the coding sequence ATGACAACGCTACGGACGCCGGGACCGACGCTCGGGGTCGTCGGCGGCGGACAGCTCGGACGAATGCTCGCGGAGGCGGCGTCGCCGCTGGGAGTCGAAGTCGTCGTCCTCGATCCGACGCCGGACTGCCCGGCCGCGCCGGTCGCTCGCGATCAGATCGTCGCCGACTTCGACGACGAGGCGGGAATCCGCGAACTCGCCGCGCGCGCGGACGTGCTCACCTTCGAGATCGAACTCGCAGACCAGGACGTCCTCGAGCGCGTCAGCGAGGACTCCGGGACGCCGGTCCACCCGAAGCCGTCGACGCTGCGGACGATCCACGACAAACTCGTCCAGAAGCGCGAACTCGAGGACGCGGGCGTTCCGGTGCCGCCGTTCCGCGAGGTCGAGGACGCCGCCGACATCCGCGAGGCCATCGACGACTATGGCGCGCCGGTAATGTTGAAGGCCCGCACGGGCGGCTACGACGGGCGCGGAAACGTTCCCGTGGAGTCGAAAGAGGAGGCCGAGCAGGCCCTCGAGTCGGTCGCCGGCCCCGCGATGGTCGAGTCGTTCGTCGACTTCGAGCGCGAGGTCTCGGTCATCGCCGTCAAGGGAGACGACGAGGTCGCGACCTTCCCGCTGGGCGAGAACGTCCACGTCGACGAGATCCTCCGGGAGACGATCGTGCCCGCGCGCTCGAGCGAAACCGCCGCCGAACGCGCCTACGACGTTGCGCGGGACGTCCTCGAGGTGATGGACGGCCGCGGCGTGTACGGCATCGAACTCTTCGAAACGAGCGACGGCGAAATCCTGCTCAACGAGATCGCGCCGCGCCCGCACAACTCCGGCCACTGGACGATCGAGGGCGCCGCGACCTCGCAGTTCGAACAGCACGCGCGGGCGGTGCTCGGCTGGCCGCTCGGCTCGACGGAACTGCGGTCGCCGACCGTGCTGACCAACCTGCTCGGCGATGTCGACGAGGAACAGCGAGCGGAGCTGGGCGATATCGACCGTCTTCTCGAGACGCCCGGCGCGAACCTCCACTGGTACGGCAAGCGCCAGGTCCGACCGCTGCGCAAGATGGGGCACGTCACCGTCTCGGCCGCGGACGAGGGCGCCGACGTCGAGGACCTGTTGGAGACCGCGCGCGAGCTCGAGGACGCGGTCACGTTCCGGAACTGA
- a CDS encoding AIR carboxylase family protein yields the protein MSNSVSDLIDRLHREADQDRPAEETPDVGIVMGSDSDLETMMTGGRRRGAYDAFVDELGFAEQTDYEEPPEERFTFETYVTSAHRTPDLMTAYAETAEERGLEVVIAGAGGKSADLPNMTASIAYPLPVIGVPVQEKSVDSVIGMPTGAPLVAVDAGKSFNAALSAAQILARQHEAVRERLVDYHDGLREGVGDVSRRLHDQGTANFSSE from the coding sequence ATGAGCAACAGCGTCAGCGACCTCATCGACCGCCTGCACCGCGAGGCCGATCAGGACCGCCCGGCCGAGGAAACACCCGACGTCGGCATCGTCATGGGCAGCGACTCCGACCTCGAGACGATGATGACCGGCGGTCGACGTCGCGGCGCCTACGACGCCTTCGTCGACGAACTCGGCTTCGCCGAACAGACCGATTACGAGGAGCCGCCCGAAGAGCGCTTCACCTTCGAGACCTACGTGACCTCGGCTCACCGGACGCCGGACTTAATGACCGCTTACGCCGAGACGGCGGAGGAGCGCGGCCTCGAGGTCGTCATCGCGGGCGCGGGGGGGAAGTCGGCCGACCTGCCGAACATGACGGCCTCGATCGCCTACCCCCTGCCGGTGATCGGCGTCCCGGTCCAGGAGAAGTCGGTCGACAGCGTCATCGGCATGCCCACCGGCGCGCCGCTCGTGGCGGTCGACGCCGGCAAATCGTTCAACGCCGCGCTGTCGGCGGCCCAGATCCTCGCCCGTCAGCACGAGGCCGTCCGCGAGCGGCTCGTGGACTACCACGACGGGCTCCGCGAGGGGGTCGGCGACGTGTCGCGACGGCTGCACGACCAGGGGACCGCGAACTTCTCGAGCGAGTAA
- a CDS encoding NADH-quinone oxidoreductase subunit A, with protein MNDWIAIGALGLVGLLIPLGMMAVSYLLRPTVPETSKRATYESGEIPTGGTRVRFNIQYYTVALLFLVFDIETVLLFPWAVVYLDALDAGVPLLEILGPMLLFVAVLLVGLAWAWRNGAVQWAQTPRQAAADSERQ; from the coding sequence ATGAATGACTGGATCGCTATCGGGGCGCTGGGACTCGTGGGACTGTTGATACCGCTGGGCATGATGGCGGTATCCTACCTCCTGCGGCCGACCGTCCCCGAAACGAGCAAACGCGCCACGTACGAGAGTGGCGAGATCCCCACCGGCGGGACGCGCGTCCGGTTTAACATCCAGTACTACACGGTTGCACTTCTGTTCCTCGTCTTCGATATCGAGACCGTCCTCCTGTTCCCCTGGGCGGTCGTGTATCTGGATGCGCTGGACGCGGGCGTTCCGCTGCTCGAGATTCTCGGACCAATGCTGCTGTTCGTCGCCGTCCTATTGGTCGGACTCGCGTGGGCGTGGCGCAACGGCGCAGTACAGTGGGCACAGACACCCCGTCAGGCAGCGGCCGACTCTGAGCGACAATGA
- a CDS encoding NADH-quinone oxidoreductase subunit B, which translates to MSSNNPRQQIHGSTAPSTDTRDSRIGEGPDDRFNSKLREAFGSTPFILTKFDKFMNWVRGNSMFMLQFGIACCSIEMMHTYAIKHDLDRFGAGVPRASPRQADVMIVPGTIVSKFGPRMKRVYDQMPEPKFVVGMGSCTISGGPFQEGYNVVKGAEEIIPIDIHVPGCPPRPEALIYGVAKLQERIRNGESTPVVVKPYELEQFGDLPKDELVQKLADDIDEDDLVMRYNWADSP; encoded by the coding sequence ATGAGTAGCAACAATCCACGGCAACAGATCCACGGCAGCACTGCACCATCGACGGACACCCGCGACTCGCGGATCGGTGAGGGTCCCGACGATCGGTTTAACTCCAAGCTCCGGGAGGCGTTCGGTTCGACGCCGTTCATCCTCACGAAGTTCGATAAGTTCATGAACTGGGTGCGGGGCAACTCGATGTTCATGCTGCAGTTCGGGATCGCCTGCTGCAGCATCGAGATGATGCACACCTACGCGATCAAACACGACCTCGATCGCTTCGGTGCCGGCGTGCCCCGAGCGTCGCCGCGACAGGCCGACGTGATGATCGTCCCCGGGACGATCGTCTCGAAGTTCGGCCCCCGCATGAAGCGGGTCTACGACCAGATGCCCGAACCCAAGTTCGTCGTCGGAATGGGATCCTGTACGATCTCCGGCGGCCCCTTCCAGGAGGGATACAACGTCGTCAAGGGCGCCGAGGAGATCATCCCCATCGACATCCACGTCCCGGGCTGTCCGCCCCGTCCCGAGGCGCTGATCTACGGCGTCGCCAAACTGCAAGAGCGGATCCGGAACGGCGAGTCGACGCCCGTCGTCGTCAAGCCCTACGAGCTCGAGCAGTTCGGCGACCTGCCGAAGGACGAACTCGTCCAGAAACTGGCCGACGACATCGACGAGGACGACCTCGTCATGCGCTACAACTGGGCTGATTCGCCATGA